A genomic region of Strigops habroptila isolate Jane chromosome 20, bStrHab1.2.pri, whole genome shotgun sequence contains the following coding sequences:
- the KANK3 gene encoding KN motif and ankyrin repeat domain-containing protein 3 isoform X1 produces the protein MQTLSQEAPELPASSREGRWEARLVSPALPVDGSLVSSIPWEKMAQPAPLNQNLPDLGGPFLYRDQDNGEKSSYSVETPYGFLLDLDFLKYVDDIESGQTLKKVPLPRRAKGPRQPPSTLRSPSSHASAWTSTESLASTASEDGRTLLLSPHGRTALDPPSKPASHPISPPPLRLLPPPTRKCGLRNPCVEKTLLETSRRLEQEQDRAGLCHGGTSGPPCQPLPWVPGEGWGRGSPGSSGRSTPAAGLGTAPLQHVREQMAAALRQLRDLEEQVKTIPLLEMQICELKREKTKLMEKLSVEPSEALRHPSGSEVVAGGEELPQVGSEREAEPAKGRVSKIVELRKLTEKLAVPERGGRAWPGRSPRAAERPMCRSVAVGEDRAMTDAIFYYRSQQEGSDIPDSGTRERRDASVWVLESSLGVASEAEQELELLQQTVGHQKEVIALMEGHLREATRELEELRREVCARRPRARLDKEVMAKPRVAEALVEAVVATRSRAAGDPPQMVEAGVECCPPTACTAVSCRPDARDVAVGPNSAARSEDKGSQTDTGSTGTVGEEMEPSAGDTPDGPLAQGTGAMEGTQQSSSTTGAGTAEVTHSSQNPSPARDGGAIPGPVAGALKSIMKKRDGAPRSKAEGSKKSLQFVGVLNGEYESTSSEEEEEEEGDSSSEKASADSSDSDEQGDTETSDEEAREGECEPGQEREGDSVTLLEPTEVKEKFELSPRMREACLIVKTHLGHPGATKSKEVVSGVLRGGMAAGVAQRWASKAQLSTFPQNTALCSTLCPRYPNPSSAQAISAGVWGFRVLPSPHSPLELDFCSPLGLGGAGPQLSPSCCPQLASSSLVLQEWFRLSSQKSSVPDMVANHLLAFAEVSPALLAHVVNLADGNGNTALHYSVSHSNFHIVQLLLDTGVCNVDHQNKAGYTALMLAALAAVEQEDDMNMVRRLFSMGNVNAKASQAGQTALMLAVSHGRQEMVEALLACGADVNLQDEEGSTALMCACEHGRVETVKLLLAQPTCDVSIVDSDGNNAVAIALEAGHSNIAVLLYAHLNQGTSPTATKSPGGPKKPN, from the exons ATGCAAACCCTTTCTCAGGAAGCCCCTGAgctgccagccagcagcagggagggacgCTGGGAAGCACGTCTtgtttctcctgctcttccc GTTGATGGTTCCCTGGTCAGCAGCATTCCTTGGGAGAAGATGGCTCAGCCTGCACCTCTGAACCAGAACCTCCCAG ATCTCGGTGGCCCATTCTTGTACCGGGACCAGGACAATGGGGAGAAGAGCTCGTATTCCGTGGAAACCCCTTACGGCTTCCTCCTGGACCTGGATTTCCTGAAGTATGTCGATGACATCGAAAGTGGCCAAACGCTCAAGAAAGTGCCACTGCCCCGGAGGGCGAAAGGGCCGCggcagccccccagcaccctgcgCAGCCCCAGCAGCCATGCCAGTGCCTGGACCTCCACCGAGTCCCTGGCCTCCACAGCCAGCGAGGACGGCAGgacactgctgctgtccccGCACGGCCGCACAGCCCTGGACCCCCCGAGCAAACCGGCCTCACATCCCATCTCGCCGCCACCGCTGCGGCTGCTCCCACCTCCCACCCGCAAGTGCGGGCTGAGGAACCCATGCGTGGAGAAGACGCTGCTGGAGACGAGCcggaggctggagcaggagcaggacagggCTGGTCTCTGCCATGGCGGCACATCGGGACCCCCATGtcagcccctgccatgggtgcCGGGGGAGGGCTggggccggggcagccccggcaGCTCGGGACGCAGCACGCCGGCCGCGGGGCTCGGCACTGCCCCGCTGCAGCACGTGCGGGAGCAGATGGCCGCAGCCCTGCGGCAGCTCCGGGACCTGGAGGAGCAGGTGAAAACCATCCCCCTCCTGGAGATGCAGATCTGTGAGCTCAAGAGGGAGAAGACGAAGCTGATGGAGAAGCTGTCGGTAGAGCCCAGTGAGGCTTTGAGACATCCCTCTGGCTCTGAGGTGGTGGCAGGGGGTGAGGAGCTGCCCCAAGTGGGGTCAGAGCGTGAAGCGGAGCCGGCAAAAGGGCGAGTGAGCAAGATCGTGGAGCTGAGGAAGCTGACGGAGAAGCTGGCTGTGCCGGAGCGGGGCGGCAGGGCTTGGCCAGGCAGGAGCCCCAGGGCTGCCGAGAGGCCCATGTGCCGCTCCGTGGCGGTGGGCGAGGACCGGGCCATGACTGACGCCATCTTCTACTACCGGTCACAACAAGAGGGCAGTGACATTCCGGACAGCGGGACAAGGGAGCGCAGGGACGCGTCCGTGTGGGTGCTGGAGTCCTCACTCGGGGTGGCCAGTGAGgcggagcaggagctggagctgctgcagcagacgGTGGGGCACCAGAAGGAGGTGATCGCGCTGATGGAGGGGCACCTGCGGGAGGCCACgcgggagctggaggagctgcggCGCGAGGTATGCGCCCGCCGGCCCCGTGCGCGGCTGGACAAGGAGGTGATGGCCAAGCCGCGGGTGGCCGAGGCGCTGGTGGAGGCCGTGGTGGCCACGCGGAGCCGGGCGGCCGGTGATCCGCCGCAGATGGTGGAGGCAGGCGTGGAGTGCTGCCCGCCGACCGCGTGCACCGCCGTGAGCTGCCGCCCCGACGCGCGGGATGTGGCCGTCGGACCTAATTCGGCTGCGAGGAGCGAGGACAAGGGCAGCCAGACCGACACGGGCAGCACTGGCACGGTGGGAGAGGAGATGGAGCCCAGTGCAGGTGACACCCCAGATGGTCCCTTGGCACAGGGTACAGGAGCGATGGAGgggacacagcagagcagctcaaCCACCggggcaggcacagcagagGTGACACACAGCAGCCAGAATCCATCCCCAGCACGGGATGGTGGAGCTATCCCAGGCCCTGTGGCTG GAGCCCTGAAGTCCATCATGAAGAAGCGGGATGGTGCCCCCAGGAGCAAGGCCGAAGGCAGCAAGAAGAGCCTGCAGTTTGTGGGCGTGCTGAACGGGGA GTATGAGAGCACAtccagtgaggaggaggaggaggaggaaggagacagCTCCTCTGAGAAGGCTTCAGCCGACAGCTCTGACAGTGATGAGCAAGGGGACACTGAAACCTCAGATGAAGAAGCCAGGGAAGGGGAGTGTGAGCCAGGACAGGAGCGCGAAGGGGACAGTGTGACCCTGCTGGAGCCCACTGAGGTGAAGGAGAA GTTCGAGCTGAGCCCCAGGATGCGGGAGGCCTGCCTCATCGTCAAGACCCACCTGGGCCACCCCGGGGCCACCAAGAGCAAAGAGGTGGTGAGTGGGGTGCTACGGGGTGGGATGGCTGCTGGCGTCGCCCAGAGATGGGCCAGCAAAGCCCAGCTCAGCACcttcccccaaaacacagccctttGCTCCACGCTTTGTCCCAGATACCCAAACCCCAGCTCAGCTCAGGCCATCTCAGCGGGAGTTTGGGGTTTCAGGGTCCTGCCTTCACCCCATTCCCCTCTGGAGCTGGATTTCTGCTCCCcactggggctggggggtgcagggccccagctcagcccctctTGCTGCCCACagcttgccagcagcagcctggtccTGCAGGAGTGGTTCCGTCTGTCCAGCCAGAAGTCCTCTGTGCCCGACATGGTGGCCAACCACCTCCTGGCCTTTGCCGAGGTGTCGCCAGCTCTCTTGGCCCACGTGGTGAACCTGGCGGATGGGAATGGCAACACAGCCCTGCACTACAGCGTCTCCCACTCCAACTTCCACATcgtgcagctgctgctggacacAG GGGTCTGTAACGTGGACCACCAGAACAAAGCTGGCTACACAGCCCTCATGCTGGCAGCGCTGGCAGCCGTCGAGCAGGAGGATGACATGAACATGGTCAGGAGGCTCTTCAGCATGGGCAACGTCAACGCCAAGGCCAGCCAG GCCGGGCAGACAGCGCTGATGCTGGCTGTGAGCCACGGCCGGCAGGAGATGGTGGAGGCTCTGCTTGCCTGTGGAGCTGATGTGAACCTGCAGGATGAGGAGGGCTCCACGGCGCTGATGTGTGCCTGTGAGCACGGGCGTGTGGAGACCgtgaagctgctgctggctcagccCACCTGCGACGTCTCCATCGTGGACAGT gatGGGAACAACGCCGTTGCCATCGCGCTGGAGGCTGGTCACAGCAACATCGCTGTGCTCCTCTATGCCCATCTCAAC cagggGACATCACCGACAGCCACCAAGAGCCCTGGGGGCCCAAAGAAACCAAATTAG
- the KANK3 gene encoding KN motif and ankyrin repeat domain-containing protein 3 isoform X4: MAQPAPLNQNLPDLGGPFLYRDQDNGEKSSYSVETPYGFLLDLDFLKYVDDIESGQTLKKVPLPRRAKGPRQPPSTLRSPSSHASAWTSTESLASTASEDGRTLLLSPHGRTALDPPSKPASHPISPPPLRLLPPPTRKCGLRNPCVEKTLLETSRRLEQEQDRAGLCHGGTSGPPCQPLPWVPGEGWGRGSPGSSGRSTPAAGLGTAPLQHVREQMAAALRQLRDLEEQVKTIPLLEMQICELKREKTKLMEKLSVEPSEALRHPSGSEVVAGGEELPQVGSEREAEPAKGRVSKIVELRKLTEKLAVPERGGRAWPGRSPRAAERPMCRSVAVGEDRAMTDAIFYYRSQQEGSDIPDSGTRERRDASVWVLESSLGVASEAEQELELLQQTVGHQKEVIALMEGHLREATRELEELRREVCARRPRARLDKEVMAKPRVAEALVEAVVATRSRAAGDPPQMVEAGVECCPPTACTAVSCRPDARDVAVGPNSAARSEDKGSQTDTGSTGTVGEEMEPSAGDTPDGPLAQGTGAMEGTQQSSSTTGAGTAEVTHSSQNPSPARDGGAIPGPVAGALKSIMKKRDGAPRSKAEGSKKSLQFVGVLNGEYESTSSEEEEEEEGDSSSEKASADSSDSDEQGDTETSDEEAREGECEPGQEREGDSVTLLEPTEVKEKFELSPRMREACLIVKTHLGHPGATKSKEVLASSSLVLQEWFRLSSQKSSVPDMVANHLLAFAEVSPALLAHVVNLADGNGNTALHYSVSHSNFHIVQLLLDTGVCNVDHQNKAGYTALMLAALAAVEQEDDMNMVRRLFSMGNVNAKASQAGQTALMLAVSHGRQEMVEALLACGADVNLQDEEGSTALMCACEHGRVETVKLLLAQPTCDVSIVDSDGNNAVAIALEAGHSNIAVLLYAHLNQGTSPTATKSPGGPKKPN, encoded by the exons ATGGCTCAGCCTGCACCTCTGAACCAGAACCTCCCAG ATCTCGGTGGCCCATTCTTGTACCGGGACCAGGACAATGGGGAGAAGAGCTCGTATTCCGTGGAAACCCCTTACGGCTTCCTCCTGGACCTGGATTTCCTGAAGTATGTCGATGACATCGAAAGTGGCCAAACGCTCAAGAAAGTGCCACTGCCCCGGAGGGCGAAAGGGCCGCggcagccccccagcaccctgcgCAGCCCCAGCAGCCATGCCAGTGCCTGGACCTCCACCGAGTCCCTGGCCTCCACAGCCAGCGAGGACGGCAGgacactgctgctgtccccGCACGGCCGCACAGCCCTGGACCCCCCGAGCAAACCGGCCTCACATCCCATCTCGCCGCCACCGCTGCGGCTGCTCCCACCTCCCACCCGCAAGTGCGGGCTGAGGAACCCATGCGTGGAGAAGACGCTGCTGGAGACGAGCcggaggctggagcaggagcaggacagggCTGGTCTCTGCCATGGCGGCACATCGGGACCCCCATGtcagcccctgccatgggtgcCGGGGGAGGGCTggggccggggcagccccggcaGCTCGGGACGCAGCACGCCGGCCGCGGGGCTCGGCACTGCCCCGCTGCAGCACGTGCGGGAGCAGATGGCCGCAGCCCTGCGGCAGCTCCGGGACCTGGAGGAGCAGGTGAAAACCATCCCCCTCCTGGAGATGCAGATCTGTGAGCTCAAGAGGGAGAAGACGAAGCTGATGGAGAAGCTGTCGGTAGAGCCCAGTGAGGCTTTGAGACATCCCTCTGGCTCTGAGGTGGTGGCAGGGGGTGAGGAGCTGCCCCAAGTGGGGTCAGAGCGTGAAGCGGAGCCGGCAAAAGGGCGAGTGAGCAAGATCGTGGAGCTGAGGAAGCTGACGGAGAAGCTGGCTGTGCCGGAGCGGGGCGGCAGGGCTTGGCCAGGCAGGAGCCCCAGGGCTGCCGAGAGGCCCATGTGCCGCTCCGTGGCGGTGGGCGAGGACCGGGCCATGACTGACGCCATCTTCTACTACCGGTCACAACAAGAGGGCAGTGACATTCCGGACAGCGGGACAAGGGAGCGCAGGGACGCGTCCGTGTGGGTGCTGGAGTCCTCACTCGGGGTGGCCAGTGAGgcggagcaggagctggagctgctgcagcagacgGTGGGGCACCAGAAGGAGGTGATCGCGCTGATGGAGGGGCACCTGCGGGAGGCCACgcgggagctggaggagctgcggCGCGAGGTATGCGCCCGCCGGCCCCGTGCGCGGCTGGACAAGGAGGTGATGGCCAAGCCGCGGGTGGCCGAGGCGCTGGTGGAGGCCGTGGTGGCCACGCGGAGCCGGGCGGCCGGTGATCCGCCGCAGATGGTGGAGGCAGGCGTGGAGTGCTGCCCGCCGACCGCGTGCACCGCCGTGAGCTGCCGCCCCGACGCGCGGGATGTGGCCGTCGGACCTAATTCGGCTGCGAGGAGCGAGGACAAGGGCAGCCAGACCGACACGGGCAGCACTGGCACGGTGGGAGAGGAGATGGAGCCCAGTGCAGGTGACACCCCAGATGGTCCCTTGGCACAGGGTACAGGAGCGATGGAGgggacacagcagagcagctcaaCCACCggggcaggcacagcagagGTGACACACAGCAGCCAGAATCCATCCCCAGCACGGGATGGTGGAGCTATCCCAGGCCCTGTGGCTG GAGCCCTGAAGTCCATCATGAAGAAGCGGGATGGTGCCCCCAGGAGCAAGGCCGAAGGCAGCAAGAAGAGCCTGCAGTTTGTGGGCGTGCTGAACGGGGA GTATGAGAGCACAtccagtgaggaggaggaggaggaggaaggagacagCTCCTCTGAGAAGGCTTCAGCCGACAGCTCTGACAGTGATGAGCAAGGGGACACTGAAACCTCAGATGAAGAAGCCAGGGAAGGGGAGTGTGAGCCAGGACAGGAGCGCGAAGGGGACAGTGTGACCCTGCTGGAGCCCACTGAGGTGAAGGAGAA GTTCGAGCTGAGCCCCAGGATGCGGGAGGCCTGCCTCATCGTCAAGACCCACCTGGGCCACCCCGGGGCCACCAAGAGCAAAGAGGTG cttgccagcagcagcctggtccTGCAGGAGTGGTTCCGTCTGTCCAGCCAGAAGTCCTCTGTGCCCGACATGGTGGCCAACCACCTCCTGGCCTTTGCCGAGGTGTCGCCAGCTCTCTTGGCCCACGTGGTGAACCTGGCGGATGGGAATGGCAACACAGCCCTGCACTACAGCGTCTCCCACTCCAACTTCCACATcgtgcagctgctgctggacacAG GGGTCTGTAACGTGGACCACCAGAACAAAGCTGGCTACACAGCCCTCATGCTGGCAGCGCTGGCAGCCGTCGAGCAGGAGGATGACATGAACATGGTCAGGAGGCTCTTCAGCATGGGCAACGTCAACGCCAAGGCCAGCCAG GCCGGGCAGACAGCGCTGATGCTGGCTGTGAGCCACGGCCGGCAGGAGATGGTGGAGGCTCTGCTTGCCTGTGGAGCTGATGTGAACCTGCAGGATGAGGAGGGCTCCACGGCGCTGATGTGTGCCTGTGAGCACGGGCGTGTGGAGACCgtgaagctgctgctggctcagccCACCTGCGACGTCTCCATCGTGGACAGT gatGGGAACAACGCCGTTGCCATCGCGCTGGAGGCTGGTCACAGCAACATCGCTGTGCTCCTCTATGCCCATCTCAAC cagggGACATCACCGACAGCCACCAAGAGCCCTGGGGGCCCAAAGAAACCAAATTAG
- the KANK3 gene encoding KN motif and ankyrin repeat domain-containing protein 3 isoform X3 translates to MQTLSQEAPELPASSREGRWEARLVSPALPVDGSLVSSIPWEKMAQPAPLNQNLPDLGGPFLYRDQDNGEKSSYSVETPYGFLLDLDFLKYVDDIESGQTLKKVPLPRRAKGPRQPPSTLRSPSSHASAWTSTESLASTASEDGRTLLLSPHGRTALDPPSKPASHPISPPPLRLLPPPTRKCGLRNPCVEKTLLETSRRLEQEQDRAGLCHGGTSGPPCQPLPWVPGEGWGRGSPGSSGRSTPAAGLGTAPLQHVREQMAAALRQLRDLEEQVKTIPLLEMQICELKREKTKLMEKLSVEPSEALRHPSGSEVVAGGEELPQVGSEREAEPAKGRVSKIVELRKLTEKLAVPERGGRAWPGRSPRAAERPMCRSVAVGEDRAMTDAIFYYRSQQEGSDIPDSGTRERRDASVWVLESSLGVASEAEQELELLQQTVGHQKEVIALMEGHLREATRELEELRREVCARRPRARLDKEVMAKPRVAEALVEAVVATRSRAAGDPPQMVEAGVECCPPTACTAVSCRPDARDVAVGPNSAARSEDKGSQTDTGSTGTVGEEMEPSAGDTPDGPLAQGTGAMEGTQQSSSTTGAGTAEVTHSSQNPSPARDGGAIPGPVAGALKSIMKKRDGAPRSKAEGSKKSLQFVGVLNGEYESTSSEEEEEEEGDSSSEKASADSSDSDEQGDTETSDEEAREGECEPGQEREGDSVTLLEPTEVKEKFELSPRMREACLIVKTHLGHPGATKSKEVLASSSLVLQEWFRLSSQKSSVPDMVANHLLAFAEVSPALLAHVVNLADGNGNTALHYSVSHSNFHIVQLLLDTGVCNVDHQNKAGYTALMLAALAAVEQEDDMNMVRRLFSMGNVNAKASQAGQTALMLAVSHGRQEMVEALLACGADVNLQDEEGSTALMCACEHGRVETVKLLLAQPTCDVSIVDSDGNNAVAIALEAGHSNIAVLLYAHLNQGTSPTATKSPGGPKKPN, encoded by the exons ATGCAAACCCTTTCTCAGGAAGCCCCTGAgctgccagccagcagcagggagggacgCTGGGAAGCACGTCTtgtttctcctgctcttccc GTTGATGGTTCCCTGGTCAGCAGCATTCCTTGGGAGAAGATGGCTCAGCCTGCACCTCTGAACCAGAACCTCCCAG ATCTCGGTGGCCCATTCTTGTACCGGGACCAGGACAATGGGGAGAAGAGCTCGTATTCCGTGGAAACCCCTTACGGCTTCCTCCTGGACCTGGATTTCCTGAAGTATGTCGATGACATCGAAAGTGGCCAAACGCTCAAGAAAGTGCCACTGCCCCGGAGGGCGAAAGGGCCGCggcagccccccagcaccctgcgCAGCCCCAGCAGCCATGCCAGTGCCTGGACCTCCACCGAGTCCCTGGCCTCCACAGCCAGCGAGGACGGCAGgacactgctgctgtccccGCACGGCCGCACAGCCCTGGACCCCCCGAGCAAACCGGCCTCACATCCCATCTCGCCGCCACCGCTGCGGCTGCTCCCACCTCCCACCCGCAAGTGCGGGCTGAGGAACCCATGCGTGGAGAAGACGCTGCTGGAGACGAGCcggaggctggagcaggagcaggacagggCTGGTCTCTGCCATGGCGGCACATCGGGACCCCCATGtcagcccctgccatgggtgcCGGGGGAGGGCTggggccggggcagccccggcaGCTCGGGACGCAGCACGCCGGCCGCGGGGCTCGGCACTGCCCCGCTGCAGCACGTGCGGGAGCAGATGGCCGCAGCCCTGCGGCAGCTCCGGGACCTGGAGGAGCAGGTGAAAACCATCCCCCTCCTGGAGATGCAGATCTGTGAGCTCAAGAGGGAGAAGACGAAGCTGATGGAGAAGCTGTCGGTAGAGCCCAGTGAGGCTTTGAGACATCCCTCTGGCTCTGAGGTGGTGGCAGGGGGTGAGGAGCTGCCCCAAGTGGGGTCAGAGCGTGAAGCGGAGCCGGCAAAAGGGCGAGTGAGCAAGATCGTGGAGCTGAGGAAGCTGACGGAGAAGCTGGCTGTGCCGGAGCGGGGCGGCAGGGCTTGGCCAGGCAGGAGCCCCAGGGCTGCCGAGAGGCCCATGTGCCGCTCCGTGGCGGTGGGCGAGGACCGGGCCATGACTGACGCCATCTTCTACTACCGGTCACAACAAGAGGGCAGTGACATTCCGGACAGCGGGACAAGGGAGCGCAGGGACGCGTCCGTGTGGGTGCTGGAGTCCTCACTCGGGGTGGCCAGTGAGgcggagcaggagctggagctgctgcagcagacgGTGGGGCACCAGAAGGAGGTGATCGCGCTGATGGAGGGGCACCTGCGGGAGGCCACgcgggagctggaggagctgcggCGCGAGGTATGCGCCCGCCGGCCCCGTGCGCGGCTGGACAAGGAGGTGATGGCCAAGCCGCGGGTGGCCGAGGCGCTGGTGGAGGCCGTGGTGGCCACGCGGAGCCGGGCGGCCGGTGATCCGCCGCAGATGGTGGAGGCAGGCGTGGAGTGCTGCCCGCCGACCGCGTGCACCGCCGTGAGCTGCCGCCCCGACGCGCGGGATGTGGCCGTCGGACCTAATTCGGCTGCGAGGAGCGAGGACAAGGGCAGCCAGACCGACACGGGCAGCACTGGCACGGTGGGAGAGGAGATGGAGCCCAGTGCAGGTGACACCCCAGATGGTCCCTTGGCACAGGGTACAGGAGCGATGGAGgggacacagcagagcagctcaaCCACCggggcaggcacagcagagGTGACACACAGCAGCCAGAATCCATCCCCAGCACGGGATGGTGGAGCTATCCCAGGCCCTGTGGCTG GAGCCCTGAAGTCCATCATGAAGAAGCGGGATGGTGCCCCCAGGAGCAAGGCCGAAGGCAGCAAGAAGAGCCTGCAGTTTGTGGGCGTGCTGAACGGGGA GTATGAGAGCACAtccagtgaggaggaggaggaggaggaaggagacagCTCCTCTGAGAAGGCTTCAGCCGACAGCTCTGACAGTGATGAGCAAGGGGACACTGAAACCTCAGATGAAGAAGCCAGGGAAGGGGAGTGTGAGCCAGGACAGGAGCGCGAAGGGGACAGTGTGACCCTGCTGGAGCCCACTGAGGTGAAGGAGAA GTTCGAGCTGAGCCCCAGGATGCGGGAGGCCTGCCTCATCGTCAAGACCCACCTGGGCCACCCCGGGGCCACCAAGAGCAAAGAGGTG cttgccagcagcagcctggtccTGCAGGAGTGGTTCCGTCTGTCCAGCCAGAAGTCCTCTGTGCCCGACATGGTGGCCAACCACCTCCTGGCCTTTGCCGAGGTGTCGCCAGCTCTCTTGGCCCACGTGGTGAACCTGGCGGATGGGAATGGCAACACAGCCCTGCACTACAGCGTCTCCCACTCCAACTTCCACATcgtgcagctgctgctggacacAG GGGTCTGTAACGTGGACCACCAGAACAAAGCTGGCTACACAGCCCTCATGCTGGCAGCGCTGGCAGCCGTCGAGCAGGAGGATGACATGAACATGGTCAGGAGGCTCTTCAGCATGGGCAACGTCAACGCCAAGGCCAGCCAG GCCGGGCAGACAGCGCTGATGCTGGCTGTGAGCCACGGCCGGCAGGAGATGGTGGAGGCTCTGCTTGCCTGTGGAGCTGATGTGAACCTGCAGGATGAGGAGGGCTCCACGGCGCTGATGTGTGCCTGTGAGCACGGGCGTGTGGAGACCgtgaagctgctgctggctcagccCACCTGCGACGTCTCCATCGTGGACAGT gatGGGAACAACGCCGTTGCCATCGCGCTGGAGGCTGGTCACAGCAACATCGCTGTGCTCCTCTATGCCCATCTCAAC cagggGACATCACCGACAGCCACCAAGAGCCCTGGGGGCCCAAAGAAACCAAATTAG